From Salvia splendens isolate huo1 chromosome 3, SspV2, whole genome shotgun sequence, a single genomic window includes:
- the LOC121794662 gene encoding polypyrimidine tract-binding protein homolog 2-like isoform X2, giving the protein MISYCASSSEPPQVRGKTVYLQYSNRQEIVNNKTTADVAGNVLLVTIEGDDARLVSIDVLHLVFSAFGFVHKITTFEKTAGFQALVQFSDSETASAAKDALDGRSIPRYLIPELGPCSLRITYSAHTDLSVKFQSHRSRDYTNPMLPVASSAIDASGQFSLGVDWKKMEPESNVLLASIENMQYAVTLDVLQTVFSSFGPVLKIAMFDKNGGLQALIQYPDVQTAVVAKEALEGHCIYDGGYCKLHISYSRHTDLSIKVNNDRSRDYTIPNTPVLNSQPAILGGQPYSGGPGFPTYNVTPYAPGPDPHAATPPHSTGWNPAMPQQMHNYHYGAPPSMGPGAVPSHLQNGQPHSSPMHPYHH; this is encoded by the exons ATGATATCATATTGTGCATCATCATCTGAGCCGCCTCAGGTACGAGGGAAAACCGTCTACCTACAATATTCAAACAGGCAAGAAATAGTGAACAACAAAACTACTGCAGATGTTGCTGGAAATGTACTCTTGGTAACAATTGAGGGAGATGATGCACGTCTTGTTAGTATTGATGTCCTACACTTG GTATTTTCAGCCTTTGGGTTTGTTCATAAAATTACTACCTTTGAGAAGACTGCTGGGTTCCAG GCTCTGGTGCAATTTTCAGATTCAGAGACTGCCTCTGCTGCCAAAGATGCTCTTGATGGGAGAAGCATTCCAAG GTATTTGATTCCAGAGCTCGGACCATGTTCCCTTAGGATAACATATTCTGCACATACAGACTTGAGTGTAAAATTTCAGAGCCACCGTAGTAG GGACTATACCAATCCTATGCTCCCGGTTGCTTCGTCAGCTATAGATGCAAGTGGACAG TTTAGTCTAGGAGTTGATTGGAAAAAAATGGAGCCTGAGAGCAATGTTCTACTTGCTTCCATTGAAAACATGCAATATGCAGTTACCTTGGATGTTTTACAAACG GTCTTTTCATCATTTGGACCTGTCCTGAAAATTGCCATGTTTGATAAAAATGGCGGTCTTCAAGCATTGATCCAGTATCCAG ATGTCCAGACTGCTGTTGTAGCAAAGGAGGCTTTAGAAGGACATTGCATATATGATGGAGGATACTGTAAGCTTCATATCTCATATTCTCGCCACACTGATCTGAGTATAAAG GTTAATAACGATAGAAGCAGAGACTACACCATCCCAAATACTCCAGTTCTAAATTCTCAACCCGCAATTTTAGGAGGACAACCATATTCTGGAGGCCCAGGCTTTCCTACTTACAATGTAACGCCATATGCTCCTGGTCCTGATCCTCATGCAGCAACGCCGCCTCATTCAACAGGCTGGAACCCAGCGATGCCTCAGCAAATGCATAATTACCATTATGGAGCCCCCCCGTCAATGGGTCCTGGGGCAGTACCATCTCACTTGCAAAATGGGCAACCACACTCGTCCCCAATGCACCCTTATCATCATTAA
- the LOC121794662 gene encoding polypyrimidine tract-binding protein homolog 2-like isoform X1: MSSVSSQPQFRYTQTPSKVLHLRNLPWECTEEELVELGKPFGKVVNTKCNVGANRNQAFIEFAELNQAIAMISYCASSSEPPQVRGKTVYLQYSNRQEIVNNKTTADVAGNVLLVTIEGDDARLVSIDVLHLVFSAFGFVHKITTFEKTAGFQALVQFSDSETASAAKDALDGRSIPRYLIPELGPCSLRITYSAHTDLSVKFQSHRSRDYTNPMLPVASSAIDASGQFSLGVDWKKMEPESNVLLASIENMQYAVTLDVLQTVFSSFGPVLKIAMFDKNGGLQALIQYPDVQTAVVAKEALEGHCIYDGGYCKLHISYSRHTDLSIKVNNDRSRDYTIPNTPVLNSQPAILGGQPYSGGPGFPTYNVTPYAPGPDPHAATPPHSTGWNPAMPQQMHNYHYGAPPSMGPGAVPSHLQNGQPHSSPMHPYHH; this comes from the exons ATGTCATCAGTTTCCAGCCAGCCGCAGTTCCGGTACACCCAAACTCCATCCAAGGTTCTCCATTTAAGGAATTTACCATGGGAATGTACTGAAGAGGAATTGGTCGAGCTGGGGAAGCCATTTGGGAAGGTTGTCAACACAAAGTGTAATGTTGGAGCAAATAGGAACCAGGCTTTTATTGAATTT GCAGAACTAAATCAAGCTATCGCCATGATATCATATTGTGCATCATCATCTGAGCCGCCTCAGGTACGAGGGAAAACCGTCTACCTACAATATTCAAACAGGCAAGAAATAGTGAACAACAAAACTACTGCAGATGTTGCTGGAAATGTACTCTTGGTAACAATTGAGGGAGATGATGCACGTCTTGTTAGTATTGATGTCCTACACTTG GTATTTTCAGCCTTTGGGTTTGTTCATAAAATTACTACCTTTGAGAAGACTGCTGGGTTCCAG GCTCTGGTGCAATTTTCAGATTCAGAGACTGCCTCTGCTGCCAAAGATGCTCTTGATGGGAGAAGCATTCCAAG GTATTTGATTCCAGAGCTCGGACCATGTTCCCTTAGGATAACATATTCTGCACATACAGACTTGAGTGTAAAATTTCAGAGCCACCGTAGTAG GGACTATACCAATCCTATGCTCCCGGTTGCTTCGTCAGCTATAGATGCAAGTGGACAG TTTAGTCTAGGAGTTGATTGGAAAAAAATGGAGCCTGAGAGCAATGTTCTACTTGCTTCCATTGAAAACATGCAATATGCAGTTACCTTGGATGTTTTACAAACG GTCTTTTCATCATTTGGACCTGTCCTGAAAATTGCCATGTTTGATAAAAATGGCGGTCTTCAAGCATTGATCCAGTATCCAG ATGTCCAGACTGCTGTTGTAGCAAAGGAGGCTTTAGAAGGACATTGCATATATGATGGAGGATACTGTAAGCTTCATATCTCATATTCTCGCCACACTGATCTGAGTATAAAG GTTAATAACGATAGAAGCAGAGACTACACCATCCCAAATACTCCAGTTCTAAATTCTCAACCCGCAATTTTAGGAGGACAACCATATTCTGGAGGCCCAGGCTTTCCTACTTACAATGTAACGCCATATGCTCCTGGTCCTGATCCTCATGCAGCAACGCCGCCTCATTCAACAGGCTGGAACCCAGCGATGCCTCAGCAAATGCATAATTACCATTATGGAGCCCCCCCGTCAATGGGTCCTGGGGCAGTACCATCTCACTTGCAAAATGGGCAACCACACTCGTCCCCAATGCACCCTTATCATCATTAA